The Gouania willdenowi chromosome 20, fGouWil2.1, whole genome shotgun sequence genome window below encodes:
- the LOC114454178 gene encoding ADP-ribosyl cyclase/cyclic ADP-ribose hydrolase 1-like, producing the protein MEVEHRQKEKRRRRRCVIVGVAVVLLVITVLSLGLGLGLRREKHQIKPVFLSRCEKFSGNNCQKIWDAFQQAYVNQDPCKVPVEAYDPLIAAAPFKSECNRMLFWSKTKDVVHDFTEKKDCFITLEDTLLGSVLDGLTWCGKEGSSDTFTTGCPGWTDCENNPVRSFWNRASAAFAEAACGAVTVMLNGSIATPFHPASIFASIEVKKLNATRAKNLNVVLVTDEHIVANCTNPSLKDLKKELDKGIKYNCEEVPQSQIEACASNPMAPCGTCW; encoded by the exons ATGGAGGTGGAGCACCGGCAGAAGGAGAAGAGACGGAGGAGGAGATGTGTGATTGTGGGGGTGGCTGTGGTTCTTCTGGTCATAACGGTGCTGTCTTTAGGACTGGGACTGGGGCTCCGACGGGAAAAACACCAGATTAAGCCTGTATTTCTTTCAAGGTGTGAGAAGTTCAGTGG GAACAACTGTCAGAAAATATGGGATGCATTCCAACAAGCCTATGTAAACCAGGACCCATGTAAGGTTCCTGTGGAAGCCTATGATCCCCTAATTGCTGCAGCCCCGTTTAAATCTGAATGCAACAGG ATGCTGTTCTGGAGCAAGACAAAGGATGTAGTCCATGATTTCACAGAGAAGAAGGATTGTTTTATCACCTTGGAGGATACTCTGTTGGGATCTGTGCTGGATGGACTCACCTGGTGTGGAAAGGAAGGCAGCAgcg ATACTTTCACTACTGGCTGCCCAGGTTGGACAGACTGTGAGAACAACCCTGTTCGCTCCTTCTGGAACCGAGCCTCGGCTGCT TTTGCAGAAGCTGCTTGTGGTGCCGTCACAGTGATGCTGAATGGGTCCATAGCTACACCGTTTCATCCTGCAAG TATTTTTGCAAGCATCGAGGTGAAGAAGTTAAATGCCACCAGAGCCAAAAATCTTAATGTTGTTCTGGTGACAGATGAGCACATTGt GGCAAACTGTACTAATCCATCTTTAAAAGACCTGAAAAAAGAGCTGGACAAGGGAATTAAGTATAACTGTGAAGAGGTTCCTCA ATCTCAGATTGAAGCGTGTGCATCTAATCCAATGGCACCCTGTGGAACATGTTGGTGA
- the LOC114454292 gene encoding ADP-ribosyl cyclase/cyclic ADP-ribose hydrolase 1-like has translation MDNWWKKRVFVGVIVLGLCLGLGLGPDRRIPDFTRTFLTRCKKFSGNNCHELWDAFQQAYVNKDPCKVPMEAYDPLIAAAPLKSQCNKMLFWSNTKDAPHYFTKKKENCFINLEDTLLGFVLDDLIWCGKKGSSDTFTTGCPNNNNCVNNPVHSFWKRASAAFAEAACGAVPVMVSGSITTPFHPASIFASVEVKRFKAPIVTNLTVVLVTEKHNVARCTDPSLKDLRKELDKGIQYNCKEVPRSEIEACSSNPNITCGTCW, from the exons ATGGATAATTGGTGGAAGAAAAGGGTGTTTGTGGGGGTGATTGTCCTTGGTTTGTGCCTGGGCCTGGGCCTGGGCCCGGACCGAAGAATCCCAGACTTTACTCGTACATTTCTTACAAGGTGTAAGAAGTTCAGTGG GAACAACTGTCATGAATTATGGGATGCATTCCAACAAGCCTATGTAAACAAGGACCCATGTAAGGTTCCTATGGAAGCCTATGATCCCCTAATTGCTGCAGCCCCGCTTAAATCTCAATGCAACAAG ATGCTGTTCTGGAGCAATACAAAAGATGCACCCCATTATTTCACAAAGAAGAAGGAGAATTGTTTTATCAACTTGGAGGATACTCTGTTGGGATTTGTGCTGGATGACCTCATATGGTGTGGAAAAAAAGGCAGCAGCG ATACTTTCACTACTGGCTGCCCAAATAACAATAACTGTGTGAACAACCCTGTTCACTCCTTCTGGAAACGAGCCTCGGCTGCT TTTGCAGAAGCGGCTTGTGGTGCCGTCCCAGTGATGGTGAGTGGGTCCATCACTACACCGTTTCATCCTGCAAG TATTTTTGCAAGCGTCGAGGTGAAGAGGTTTAAAGCCCCCATAGTGACAAATCTTACTGTTGTTCTGGTGACAGAGAAGCACAATGt GGCACGCTGTACTGATCCGTCTTTAAAAGACCTAAGAAAAGAGCTGGACAAGGGAATTCAgtataactgtaaagaggttcCTAG atctgAGATTGAAGCATGTTCCTCTAATCCAAACATAACCTGTGGAACCTGTTGGTGA
- the LOC114454348 gene encoding TNFAIP3-interacting protein 3-like isoform X1, giving the protein MDLHGNQTNQSGCNKPIHEDLKPIARLYPSLPNEHGSDTCLAGAERDPGAELHPVTVQEDNKLKNSSCCAGFSLKAQVVFLKEQRKQLLSINEKWAKEYRTMVHYYKKKLQISQTLKPDQFMESKAKISTDETNLKTEGEDCDADLLKIQTEAKQLRLQNRTLTHRGQHQREEIDRLNKALAAALQTAQPVMMSSEIHPDIWKHQAEVYKEDFLRERKDRENLKQKYFELERRFSKTCKELHIFKSQMNNTQQPVAGDQCLCRDGDTHS; this is encoded by the exons ATG GATCTCCATGGAAACCAAACAAACCAGTCAGGGTGCAATAAGCCCATTCATGAAGATCTGAAACCCATTGCACGACTTTATCCATCACTGCCAAATGAACACGG tTCTGACACGTGCTTGGCTGGAGCAGAGCGTGATCCAGGAGCAGAGCTCCATCCTGTGACTGTGCAGGAAGACAATAAG CTGAAGAATTCTTCCTGCTGTGCTGGTTTCAGTTTGAAAGCACAAGTCGTTTTCCTGAAGGAGCAAAGAAAACAG CTCCTGTCAATTAATGAGAAATGGGCAAAAGAGTATCGGACCATGGTGCACTATTACAAAAAGAAG CTACAGATTTCACAAACACTAAAGCCGGATCAGTTCATGGAGAGCAAAGCCAAGATCAGCACAGATGAGACGAATTTAAAG ACTGAAGGTGAGGACTGTGATGCTGATCTACTAAAAATACAGACGGAAGCCAAACAGTTACGATTGCAAAACAGGACGCTGACTCACAGAGGGCAGCATCAGAGAGAAGAGATTGATCGACTAAACAAG GCTTTGGCAGCAGCATTACAGACAGCACAACCTGTTATGATGAGCAGCGAAATACACCCAGACATCTGGAAACATCAG GCAGAAGTTTACAAGGAAGACTTCCTCAGAGAACGCAAAGACAGGGAGAACCTTAAGCAGAAGTATTTTGAGCTTGAGAGAAGGTTCAGCAAGACTTGCAAAGAGCTGCACATCTTCAAATCTCAG ATGAATAATACTCAGCAACCTGTAGCAGGCGATCAGTGTCTCTGCAGGGATGGAGACACACATTCTTAA
- the LOC114454348 gene encoding TNFAIP3-interacting protein 3-like isoform X2 yields the protein MDLHGNQTNQSGCNKPIHEDLKPIARLYPSLPNEHGSDTCLAGAERDPGAELHPVTVQEDNKLKNSSCCAGFSLKAQVVFLKEQRKQLLSINEKWAKEYRTMVHYYKKKISQTLKPDQFMESKAKISTDETNLKTEGEDCDADLLKIQTEAKQLRLQNRTLTHRGQHQREEIDRLNKALAAALQTAQPVMMSSEIHPDIWKHQAEVYKEDFLRERKDRENLKQKYFELERRFSKTCKELHIFKSQMNNTQQPVAGDQCLCRDGDTHS from the exons ATG GATCTCCATGGAAACCAAACAAACCAGTCAGGGTGCAATAAGCCCATTCATGAAGATCTGAAACCCATTGCACGACTTTATCCATCACTGCCAAATGAACACGG tTCTGACACGTGCTTGGCTGGAGCAGAGCGTGATCCAGGAGCAGAGCTCCATCCTGTGACTGTGCAGGAAGACAATAAG CTGAAGAATTCTTCCTGCTGTGCTGGTTTCAGTTTGAAAGCACAAGTCGTTTTCCTGAAGGAGCAAAGAAAACAG CTCCTGTCAATTAATGAGAAATGGGCAAAAGAGTATCGGACCATGGTGCACTATTACAAAAAGAAG ATTTCACAAACACTAAAGCCGGATCAGTTCATGGAGAGCAAAGCCAAGATCAGCACAGATGAGACGAATTTAAAG ACTGAAGGTGAGGACTGTGATGCTGATCTACTAAAAATACAGACGGAAGCCAAACAGTTACGATTGCAAAACAGGACGCTGACTCACAGAGGGCAGCATCAGAGAGAAGAGATTGATCGACTAAACAAG GCTTTGGCAGCAGCATTACAGACAGCACAACCTGTTATGATGAGCAGCGAAATACACCCAGACATCTGGAAACATCAG GCAGAAGTTTACAAGGAAGACTTCCTCAGAGAACGCAAAGACAGGGAGAACCTTAAGCAGAAGTATTTTGAGCTTGAGAGAAGGTTCAGCAAGACTTGCAAAGAGCTGCACATCTTCAAATCTCAG ATGAATAATACTCAGCAACCTGTAGCAGGCGATCAGTGTCTCTGCAGGGATGGAGACACACATTCTTAA